In Zalophus californianus isolate mZalCal1 chromosome 4, mZalCal1.pri.v2, whole genome shotgun sequence, the following proteins share a genomic window:
- the KDF1 gene encoding keratinocyte differentiation factor 1, translating into MPRPGHPRPSSGPPRLGPWERPTELCLETFDEPSQPPPSRRTRRPDPKDPGHHGPESLTFISGSAESAAEPPACCLLWRPWVWDWCRAAFCFRRCWSCLQRCGACMRGCSPCLSAGDSPEGAAEANWAKEHNGVPPSPDRAPPSRRDGQRLKSTMGSSFSYPDVKLKGIPVYPYRSATSPAPDADSCYKEPLAEPPPMRHSLPSTLASSPRGSEEYYSFHESDLDLPEIGSGSMSSREIDVLIFKKLTELFSVHQIDELAKCTSDTVFLEKTSKISDLISSITQDYHLDEQDAEGRLVRGIIRISTRKSRARPQTAEGRSMRGAAPAAAPDSGHETMVGSGLSQDELTVQISQETTADAIARKLRPYGAPGYPASHDSSFQGTDTDSSGAPLLQVYC; encoded by the exons ATGCCCCGCCCTGGACACCCCCGCCCATCATCTGGGCCCCCACGCTTGGGACCCTGGGAGCGGCCAACAGAACTATGCCTGGAGACTTTTGATGAGCCATCCCAACCCCCACCAAGCCGCCGCACCCGCAGGCCAGACCCCAAGGACCCTGGCCACCATGGGCCCGAGAGCCTTACCTTCATCTCTGGCTCTGCTGAGTCTGCTGCCGAGCCCCCAGCCTGTTGTCTGCTCTGGCGCCCCTGGGTGTGGGACTGGTGCCGGGCTGCCTTCTGCTTCCGCCGCTGCTGGAGTTGCCTCCAGCGGTGCGGGGCTTGCATGCGGGGCTGCAGCCCCTGCTTGTCTGCTGGGGACTCCCCTGAGGGGGCTGCTGAAGCCAACTGGGCCAAAGAACACAATGGAGTGCCCCCCAGCCCCGACCGTGCACCTCCCAGCCGGCGGGATGGCCAACGGCTCAAGTCAACCATGGGTAGCAGTTTCAGCTACCCTGACGTCAAGCTCAAAGGCATCCCTGTGTATCCCTACCGCAGCgccacctccccagcccctgatGCGGACTCCTGCTACAAGGAGCCACTGGCTGAACCCCCACCCATGCGGCACAGCCTGCCCAGCACCCTTGCCAGCAGCCCCCGTGGCTCCGAAGAGTACTACTCCTTCCATGAGTCAGACCTGGACCTGCCCGAGATAGGAAGCGGCTCCATGTCCAGTCGAGAGATTGATGTGCTCATCTTCAAGAAGCTGACAGAGCTGTTCAGCGTACACCAGATTGACGAGCTGGCCAAGTGCACATCAGACACTGTGTTCCTGGAGAAGACCAGTAAGATCTCGGACCTTATCAGCAGCATCACCCAGGACTACCACCTGGATGAGCAGGATGCTGAGGGCCGCCTGGTTCGCGGCATCATTCGCATCAGTACCCGCAAGAGCCGAGCCCGTCCGCAGACCGCAGAGGGGCGCTCCATGCGGGGTGCagcccctgctgctgcccctgatAGTGGCCACGAGACCATGGTGGGCTCAGGGCTCAGCCAGGATG AACTCACAGTGCAGATCTCCCAGGAGACCACTGCAGATGCCATCGCCAGGAAGCTGAGGCCTTATGGAGCCCCAG gATACCCAGCCAGCCACGATTCATCCTTCCAGGGCACAGACACAGACTCGTCGGGAGCGCCGCTGCTCCAGGTGTACTGCTAA